GATTTGATTCCGTGCATTCGTCGCAGGATGTCAAGAGGAAGTATATCTCTTGTGCAAAACATGCGTTGTCAGCTATTCATTGCCCGAGATCATAGGATGCGTGAATATCCAACGCAAAATTGGCCTCGCAGTAAGGAAAGCGATAACAAATGTGGATAGGAAAATTAGAACACAGAAAACTCGATCGCCGCGTGATTCTTGTACGGATAATACATTATCCTGCTTATCCATAATATGTAAATGAATTGCCAAATCCAAAGGAAAAAAACACCAAAAGGAAGGGAATGGATGATTTTTTTTTTGTTGAGGGAATGGATGAATTAGCGTGCGAAGCTTCGCGATTTAATTAGGCCGGTGAGAGCTACAGTACAATTTATAGAAAGCTCAAAGAAAAGAAAATTTTCGCACCGCCAGAAGAAGAATTCCCTTCGAGGGAGCAGAGCTTTCCTTGTGGGCCGCACCCAAATCCCCTATAAATCCAGCGCCAATTGGCCGCCGATCAATTCGCCAAAGCACACAACACGAGCTTACAGCAAAACCAAGCATACGAAAGCAGAGCAAAACCCCAAGCCTCCACCGCAAGCGAGCCGAGCACCGCCGGCCATGGCCCCCAACCTCAGCAAGGCGACCGACGACCTGCTCGGCGACGTGGCCGTGGACGGCCTCAAGCAATCGCCGCGCTTCACGCTCAAGGGCAAGGACCTCGCCGTCGACGGCCACCCGGCCCTCCTCGACGTCCCCGCCAACATCCGCCTCACCCCGGCCTCCGTCCTCGTGTCCGCTGCCGAGGTAGCCGGCGCCACCGACGGCAGCTTCCTCGGCTTCGACGCCCCGGCGCCGGAGAGCCGCCATGTGGTGCCGATCGGCAAGCTGGTTGACACGCGGTTCATGAGCATCTTCCGCTTCAAGGTGTGGTGGACGACGCACTGGGTTGGCACCGCCGGACGCGACGTGGAAAACGAGACCCAGATGATGGTGCTCGACCGCACCGCCGACCGCCCCTACCTGCTCCTCCTGCCCATCGTCGACGGCGCCTTCCGCGCCAGCCTCCAGTCCGGCGAGGACGACCACGTTGCCCTCTGCCTCGAGAGCGGCTCGTCGGTCGTGAAGGGGTCCGTCTTCCGGAGCGCCGTGTACCTGCACGCCGGCGACGACCCGTTCGAGCTGGTGAGGGAGGCGGCCAGGGTGGTGCGCGCCCACCTCGGCACCTTCCGGCTGCTGGAGGAGAAGACGCCGCCGCCGATCGTGGACAAGTTCGGGTGGTGCAcctgggacgccttctacctcaAGGTGCACCCGGAGGGGGTGTGGGAGGGCGTGCGCGGGCTGGCGGAGGGCGGGTGCCCGCCGGGCCTCGTGCTCATCGACGACGGCTGGCAGTCCATCTGCCACGACGACGACGACCCCGCCGACGGCGCCGAGGGCATGAACCGCACGGCCGCCGGCGAGCAGATGCCGTGCCGGCTCATCAAGTTCCAGGAGAACCACAAGTTCAGGGACTACAagggcggcctcggcctcggcggCTTCGTGCGCGAGATGAAGGCGGCGTTCCCGACGGTGGAGCAGGTGTACGTGTGGCACGCGCTCTGCGGGTACTGGGGCGGGCTCCGGCCCGGCACGCCGGGGCTGCCGCCGACCAAGGTCGTGGCGCCCAAGCTCTCGCCGGGGCTCAAGCGCACCATGGAGGACCTCGCCGTCGACAAGATCGTCAACAACGGCGTCGGGCTCGTCGACCCGGAGCACGCGCGCGAGCTCTACGAGGGCCTCCACTCCCACCTCCAGGCCTCCGGCATCGACGGCGTCAAGGTCGACGTCATACATGTGAGTCTTTATCAGAAACTTTAATTTCATCTTAAGTTGCAAATTTGTCGGCAGATTTTGATGGATGTGATTAGCCCAGAATGTTTCGCTTGCATGCCTTTGAATAAAATATGTAGAAAACATAAGCGGTGCAGTGCACCGAGCACCGTGCATGTGATGAGGTTCTCGAGCTATCTACAAAAACGTGTAGAAAATGTATGAAATTGCAGCCATTTAGTAGTCACTGTCTTCAAGCTGTTGGGGAAGTAACGGCAGACGATTTGGAACGCTATCCTTTTCTGCTTTTATTAGTACCAAATCCAATCTTGTGCAACTGAACCATCCAGTGGCCTGACCTGGACGGTAGGATAGAGAAGTATTTGACATTTGACACCATGTTGAAACGTGTAGTTAGAACAACCAAgaaactactccctccattcagaattacttgtctaaaaaaatgaatgtatctagatctattttagttatagatacatctaTTTTTATCCTTTTTGTGACTACTCcatccgttcggaattacttgtcacaaaaatggataaaaatgaatgtatctatactaaaatacatctagatacattcatttcttcTTGAACGAGTaattctgaacggagggagtacatgttgATGTGACTTGTCACCGACAATAAATAATTAATACTACCTTCGTTTCATAATATAAGAACGTAAGAGGGAGTATAAAATTTATATTTGACTGTGCTGACTTTTCTGACCGTGCGTGCGCAGCTGCTGGAAATGCTGTGCGAGGAGTACGGCGGGCGGGTGGAGCTGGCCAAGGCCTACTTCCAGGGGCTGACGGAGTCCGTGTGCCGGCACTTTGGCGGCAACGGCGTGATCGCCAGCATGGAGCACTGCAACGACTTCATGCTGCTTGGCACGGAGGCGGTGGCGCTGGGCCGCGTCGGCGACGACTTCTGGTGCaccgacccctccggcgacccCAACGGCACCTTCTGGCTGCAGGGCTGCCACATGgtgcactgcgcttacaactccCTCTGGATGGGCAGCTTCATCCACCCGGACTGGGACATGTTCCAGTCCACGCACCCCTGCGCCGCCTTCCACGCCGCCTCCCGCGCCGTCTCCGGCGGCCCCGTCTACGTCAGCGACTCCGTCGGCAGCCACGACTTCGCGCTGCTCCGCCGCCTCGCGCTCCCGGACGGCACCGTTCTCCGCTGCGAGCACCACGCGCTCCCCACCCGCGACCTCCTCTTCCTCGACCCGCTCCACGACGGCAAGACCATGCTCAAGATCTGGAACCTCAACAGGTTCTCCGGCGTGCTCGGGGCGTTCAACTGCCAGGGCGGCGGGTGGAGCCCCGAGGCGCGGCGGAACAAGTGCTGGTCCCAGTGCTCCGTCCCCGTCACCGCGCGCGCCGGCCCGGCGGACGTCGAGTGGACGCAGGGCACCGCCCACCCCGTCGCCGTCGAGGGCGCCGCGCAGTTCGCCGTGTACTTCGTCGAGGCCAAGAAGCTGGAGCTGCTGCTCCCGGAGGAGACGGTGGAGATCACGCTCGAGCCGTTCAACTACGAGCTCCTCGTGGTGGCGCCCGTGCGCGTCGTCTCGCCGGACAAGGACATCCGGTTCGCGCCCATCGGGCTCGCCAACATGCTCAACACCGGCGGCGCGGTGCAGGCCTTCGAGTCCAGCGAGGTCGGCAACGGCGAGGTGACGGTGGAGGTGGCTGTCAAGGGCGCGGGGGAGATGGCGGCCTACTCGTCGGCGAAGCCCAGGCTGTGCAAGGTTGAGGGCGAGGACGCCGAGTTCGCGTACAAGGACGGCGTGGTCACCGTGGCCGTGCCGTGGTCCGGGTCGTCGTCCAAGCTGTCTCGTGTCGAGTATGTCTATTGACGTCTCGGGCTCTGTCTCAACCGGGAGCTTAGCACGTTTTGCGTCCAAATAATTTTATTTAGGTGGAGCTTCGTATTTGTACAGCTCTTATCTTATGGTTTTTTGGTTTGATTTACCCTCTTTATTCGAGGATTTCATCTATCTAAACTGAATCAATAAAATTTCTGGTTTTTGTTACAGTGAGTATCTATTCTGAATGGGCGCTGCTACACATCGGCCGGCGGATCTTTTTAATTAAAATCTCCACCACCTCGCAAGCCATCGGATCTCACGTATCGAGTGGCCGAGTGTCACCTTGTACCATTGCAACATAAATCGTGTTGCAGGAATTTTTACAACATAGGTCAAGTTGTAGATGTTTTTTGTTGCAACATAGTTCTTGTCTCAAcatagccggtcccaagcccaggtaaaggaggagggttgtgataggcttggcgagccaaaAATTCAGCCATTTTTATGGAGATGAAACTCAAAAGATTTTGTTGTTGATAGTTCTTGTCGTAGAAATTTCGTGACAAAAGTCTTGTTACAGGCCGGTGCAAGTCGACTGATCCAAGAGTCAATTTGACAATGTTTCAGCCAAATCCGTTATATTAACCGCGACGTCGACGAGCCCTACTGCGTACTGCCGCTTGCGGTGCAAGCAAATGGGTGAACGCCACGTACGTACGTTGTGGTTCACCAAGAACGGTGAGTAGCGTCGTGAGTTAACTGTCATGCTCCCGTTCGGTTAACTTTTGCGCCGACCTCGTCGACAACGTACCAGTCGGAGTCGGAGTAGCTGAGACCATGTGTGTCCAGCTGATTAATTTAAATCAGTCGTGATCGAGCTGCTTCCGTCAAAGATATGAGCAGGGCCCGGGTGGAGCCTGGACACTTGTGGGCTGTGGCGCGCGCCCGGGGGTGGCCGGTGCTGCGCGTGGAGCCAGGCTCATGCGGTCCTGGACCTGGTCGTCGCAGGATTCAGACTGCGTGTGCCGCGTACGCTGGCCGTGGCGTGGCCGGTGGTGTCTGTCCGGGGCGTATGGAGCATGGCCAATGGCGCCGTACGTCTTGTCCCGGCCAGCTCTTCCAGGTGTTCATTTCACCCTCGATCCTGAGCGTCTTGTCGCCATTTGCCCAGTTGCCCAGTGCTAGGATCATGCATGCCTTGTTTAAAACTTTGACCTTGAGCATTCGTCTGGGCGAAGATACGGGTTATTTGTGCCCTGGATGGACGGACTTGTTGCACCACGTACCACTAATAATCTTTTAAGAGTCCGCCAAGCAGAGAGATTATAAATGGTTTTCGTGAATTTATAAGTCGATGACCAGAGCCACGTGACGTCTCCGTGTTGTGATCTGTTCATCGACAGAAACGGAGTAGAATGGACTAAATTTCAAACACAAACTTTCAAATCAAAGATCCCAACGTCTATCCAGTTACAAGTATATATGTTGACTAGAATGTTGCTGAACTCATCTCAAGGAAAAAATGTTGCTCAACTTCAAATCGAAACCAAGAAATATATTTCAGACCGTCTGACTATGGCTTCTAGTGATCGAACAAGTCGAGGCGGACAATACGCCTACATGCCCATAGTGCAAACACATATATGTATTGAATGAATATTAAAAACCAAGAAATGGTTGGATGGTTACACGGGTGGTTGTATTTCCAGTCCACTATGGATGACttgttacaaaatgaacagaagTTAACTTTTTTCTTGCGAAACGATATGGATTGTATTAATCCTGTTGGCAGAGATTGCCAATTTCATCAGGTCCATTCCGAAGCCAAACAGCAGTACGCGGGATCGAGTGTCCCAGGTATGCTAATGTATGGCTTACTTTATTTCTACTCCTACTCACATGCAGTACAACATGCTCACGGCCAAGCGAAAGGAGTCTTTTTATCTCACCAATCAGCGCTGCTACTGGTGATCTATTCTGATCAGGCTCGTTGATCATATTGGCAGCAACAAGGCTATCTGTTTCCAGTATGAAGGGTGATGTACTCCAGTCCAGGGTTAAAGCATTGCCCTCCATGCACGCTGCCACCTCCGCTTCAAGTGGGCTTGCACAGGACCTGAGGAACCTGCAGGATGAGTAGATAATTGCGCCATCGCAATCTCGGAGGATCATCCCGGCACCTCCCGTTCCGTCCTCGCGCTAAGCACCATCAACGTTCAGCTTGTTCCATCCCACCGGGGGCTTCGTCCATCGTTCCGGCGGCCGTGAGCAGGATGCCGGCGTGGCGGCCGCCTTAGTGTGGCTCCTACACGGTTCCAGGGAGACCACCATTTTCCCCTTCGTGATGTCGTCATAGGGGTGCTGCTCAATGCATCGGAGGCTGTCGATATAGCTGCATAAAAACCTGCGAGATGCTTCAATGGTGGGAGCCGGTTTGTGATGGACAACTTCATTCCGAACATACCAGTTTCGCCAAAATGTCATGAGCACCGGCAGCCGCTGCTCTTTTGGGCAATCATTCAAAAGTAACAACGCCCATTCAGTACCCGAATTGGTGATGTTGTCAAGGCATGGCATGTTGAAGGTGGCCGCCATTTCTTCCCACAACATACGCGCGAGCGGGCACCTACACATTGCGTGGTATGTATCTTCGGATTCCATCCCACATAAAACACATATATTAGTGACTTCAAGTTTTCTCTTAGCCTTATTTTCCATAGTAGCGAGGGAGTTTGTAATTAAACGTCATGCAAAGACGCATACCTTTGGGGGGGCAGAGCACCCCCACACTACCTTCCAGACGGCACGAGTGCGTCTGGTGCCCTGCTAGCGGCGCACACATGAGTGCTGGATATGTCGATGGCGAGACGGTAAGCGCTTCTGACGGAGAAAATACCTCTTGGACCGGGTGCCCAGGCCAGGACGTCCTCCTGGCGTTGTGGGGATGCTTTAATCTGGAGTATACATGCAGCATCACTTGCATGAAAATGTTGGTGCACGAGCTCTGGGATCCACCGCCCGTGGTCATCCAGCAGCTCGCTGGCTCGGTGAAGACGGCATGTGCCACGCGCCGTGATGGGCTTGTACGATGGCGGTCTAGGCAGCCATGGGTCACGCCAAATACGCACCGTCTCCCCGTTGCCAATGCGCCAGAGGAGTCCTTTCTTGAGCAACTCCAAACCATGCTGGATAGCATGCCACGTAGGTGATGCGTTGCCTGCAAAAATAGTATCCACCAGGGAGCCGTTAGGATAATATCTCGCTTTCAACAACATAGCGCATAGTGAGTCTGGTTTTGTGAGTAATCTCCATGCTTGACGAGCGAGTAAGGCTTGATTGAAGGTGCGAAAATCACGAAACCCAAGACCTCCTCTTCCTTTTGGCTCGATCATTTTCTCCCACGCTTTCCAGTGGGTTTTCCTCTTCCCATTTTTTGAGCCCCACCAAAATTTCCGCACCAACCTTGTTAGATCATCACATACTGAAGCAGGTAACTTAAACACCCCCATGATATAGGTTGGGATGGCTTGTGCCACAGACTTGATCATCGCTTCAATGCCTGCTTGGGAAAGACTATCCCCCCATGCCATGATCCTCTTCGTAAGACTAGCTTGGAACATTTGGAATTTTCCTTTGTGCATCCTACCATCCGGGGTTGGTAGCCCGAGGTACTTCCCCTCAAAATCAGAGTTAACGACCTGAAGCTCCTGTTTGATAGGTTGTTGCACCTCCACATGGCATGCATCCCCAAACTGAATGGAGCATTTTTGTGGATTAATAAGTTGACCTGTGGCCCTCTCATAACTGTTAATTACACCTTTGATGTACTGGGCCTGCTCTAGATTGGCTTTGAAAAATAGTAAAGTGTCATCCGCAAATAAAAGGTGTGAAATACCAGGAGCTCTTGGGCATACCTTTAAAGCTTGGATACTTTGGTTCTCTATTCCTTGCCTCAATAAGGCAGACAATCCATCTGCAACAAAGAGGAACAAAAACGGCGAGAGGGGGTCTCCTTGCCGTAGCCCGCGCGACGGTGCAAACGAATCCAAGATGACTTCATTAAATTTCACAGAGTATCTCACCGAGGTCACACATGTCATGATCCATTGAACCCATTGGTGAGCGAAGCCTAACTTTTGCATCGTTTGCTCCAAGAAGACCCAATCCACACGATCATAAGCTTTTGATAAATCCAACTTATAAGCGCAAAAGTTATTATCCTTTTTTTTCTCATGTTGCATGAAGTGAAGGCACTCAAAAGCCAAAAGGGCATTATCTGTAATCATCTGTCATGGTACAAAGGCACTTAGCTGCGGAGATATGATCTCATCCAGGATGGGTCGCAATCTATTAACCAAGCACTTTGCAGTAATTTTGTATATGACGTTACATAGACTTATTGGCCCAAAGTCAGACACACGGACTGAATCATTTACTTTTGGTATAAGAACGATTACCGTGTCATTTACTCCCTCTGGCATTACTCCTGTCCAAAAGAATTCCTTGACTGCACAGATGACTTCCTCTTTCAAAACAAGCCAGTTCCTCTGAAAAAAGCGAGCTGGGAAACCATCACTACCCGGAGCCTTAAGCGGTCCAATCTGGAAGAGGCTGTCAGATATTTCCTTCTCAGTGAAATCAGCGCAAAGTTTTAGGTTCATATCATGAGTTACCTTCGGCTGCACTAGCTGTACAAGGGCTGCCTGGTCGAGAGCATTGTCACATGTAAAAAGATTCTGGAAAAACGCATCAACCAGGCCACCCATCTCTTATTTTTTTCTCAACTCTAGTACCTGATTCCTTCAATAGGAACTTCACTTTATTTTTTCTTGCACTCCAAACTGCTCGCTGGTGAAAAAACTTTGTGTTGCGGTCTTCTTCATGCAACCGATCAATACGTGACCTTTGCAACCACATGAGTTCTTCCTTGTACATGAGATCATTCATATGGTCTTGTACAGCCCGTATTTCATTTCAATCAGCATTCATTCTCAACAACTCCTCCAGCCTTGTTCTAGACTTCTTGAGTTCACGTACCACACTGCCGAATCTAGATTTGCTCCATACATGTAGCTCAGCCATCAATTCACACAGGCCACGGCGAATATCACCCAGGTTTACCTTTGCCCCTGCATTTGCCCATGCATTTTGAACTCTCTCCGGTAGGCCGCTATCAGTCTCCCACATGATCTCGTTGCGTCTTTGGCTTTGCTTGATATTCAGCTTCTCTTTCTTTTATGCACTTTAACACCACTGGACAGTGGTCCGAGCAAGGACTGACACTGTGTACAACTTGTGCCTCCGAGAAGATGTCCCGCCACCGGTTGTCTGCCACAGCCCGGTCAAGGCGGACTTTAACATTTCGACGTCCAGCTTGCTTATTGTCATAGGTAAAAGGCACACCCGAAAAACCCAAATCTGACAACTCACGTATCTCCAAGTATCTCTGAAGGCCAGCATCTGTCTTTCTCCACGTTGTGAAACTGAAAGGTGTTCGAAAGACCACAT
The Aegilops tauschii subsp. strangulata cultivar AL8/78 chromosome 3, Aet v6.0, whole genome shotgun sequence genome window above contains:
- the LOC109739471 gene encoding galactinol--sucrose galactosyltransferase, with the translated sequence MAPNLSKATDDLLGDVAVDGLKQSPRFTLKGKDLAVDGHPALLDVPANIRLTPASVLVSAAEVAGATDGSFLGFDAPAPESRHVVPIGKLVDTRFMSIFRFKVWWTTHWVGTAGRDVENETQMMVLDRTADRPYLLLLPIVDGAFRASLQSGEDDHVALCLESGSSVVKGSVFRSAVYLHAGDDPFELVREAARVVRAHLGTFRLLEEKTPPPIVDKFGWCTWDAFYLKVHPEGVWEGVRGLAEGGCPPGLVLIDDGWQSICHDDDDPADGAEGMNRTAAGEQMPCRLIKFQENHKFRDYKGGLGLGGFVREMKAAFPTVEQVYVWHALCGYWGGLRPGTPGLPPTKVVAPKLSPGLKRTMEDLAVDKIVNNGVGLVDPEHARELYEGLHSHLQASGIDGVKVDVIHLLEMLCEEYGGRVELAKAYFQGLTESVCRHFGGNGVIASMEHCNDFMLLGTEAVALGRVGDDFWCTDPSGDPNGTFWLQGCHMVHCAYNSLWMGSFIHPDWDMFQSTHPCAAFHAASRAVSGGPVYVSDSVGSHDFALLRRLALPDGTVLRCEHHALPTRDLLFLDPLHDGKTMLKIWNLNRFSGVLGAFNCQGGGWSPEARRNKCWSQCSVPVTARAGPADVEWTQGTAHPVAVEGAAQFAVYFVEAKKLELLLPEETVEITLEPFNYELLVVAPVRVVSPDKDIRFAPIGLANMLNTGGAVQAFESSEVGNGEVTVEVAVKGAGEMAAYSSAKPRLCKVEGEDAEFAYKDGVVTVAVPWSGSSSKLSRVEYVY